From a region of the Hemibagrus wyckioides isolate EC202008001 linkage group LG06, SWU_Hwy_1.0, whole genome shotgun sequence genome:
- the abhd13 gene encoding protein ABHD13, with amino-acid sequence MEKSWRFWGTLERCLLTLGSWVWGVCRISLLALILTFHLYGGILLLCLILASVAGILYKFQDVLLYFPDQPSSSRLYVPMPTGIPNENVYIRTKDGVRLNLILLRYTGENPALVPTILYFHGNAGNIGHRVPNALLMLVNLKANVVLVDYRGYGKSDGEPSEEGLYQDAEATLDYVMSRPDIDKTKIILFGRSLGGAVAIRLASVNPHRVAAIMVENTFLSIPHMASTLFSFLPMRYLPLWCYKNKFLSYRYVTLCRMPSLFISGLSDQLIPPVMMKQLYELSPARTKRLGIFPEGTHNDTWQCQGYFAALEQFIKELLKGHAQEEASQGSASVTII; translated from the coding sequence ATGGAGAAGTCATGGAGGTTTTGGGGGACACTGGAGCGATGCCTGCTGACTTTGGGCTCCTGGGTTTGGGGAGTTTGTCGCATCTCACTGCTGGCTCTTATCCTTACCTTCCACCTCTATGGAGGAATCTTGTTGCTGTGTCTCATTTTGGCCTCTGTGGCTGGCATCCTGTATAAGTTCCAGGATGTGCTGCTGTATTTCCCTGATCAGCCTTCCTCCTCACGCCTTTATGTTCCCATGCCTACTGGAATTCCGAACGAGAATGTCTATATACGTACTAAAGACGGTGTGCGGCTCAACCTAATTTTGCTCCGCTACACAGGTGAAAATCCTGCTCTAGTGCCCACCATCTTGTATTTTCATGGTAACGCAGGGAACATTGGACACCGTGTGCCAAATGCGCTGCTCATGCTCGTTAACCTAAAAGCTAACGTGGTTCTGGTAGACTACAGAGGTTATGGGAAAAGTGACGGTGAGCCAAGTGAAGAGGGCCTCTATCAGGATGCTGAGGCCACACTGGACTATGTCATGTCACGGCCTGACATCGACAAGACTAAAATCATATTGTTCGGCCGATCTCTGGGGGGCGCTGTAGCCATCAGGTTGGCCTCGGTCAACCCACACCGTGTGGCAGCTATAATGGTGGAGAACACGTTCTTGAGCATCCCACACATGGCGTCCAcgcttttttccttccttcccatgCGCTACCTTCCTCTTTGGTGCTATAAGAACAaatttctttcctacaggtatGTGACTCTTTGCCGCATGCCTTCGCTTTTCATTTCGGGTCTGTCGGACCAGCTTATCCCGCCTGTCATGATGAAGCAGCTGTACGAGCTGTCGCCCGCGCGGACTAAGCGCCTCGGCATCTTTCCTGAGGGAACGCACAACGACACCTGGCAGTGTCAGGGTTACTTTGCTGCTCTTGAGCAGTTTATTAAAGAGCTGCTCAAGGGCCATGCGCAGGAAGAAGCATCCCAGGGCTCTGCAAGTGTCACCATCATCTAG